The Methylacidimicrobium sp. B4 genome contains a region encoding:
- a CDS encoding ABC transporter permease, giving the protein MVQRIFGLIVKELLALFQDKRSRFVVIGPPLIQLIIFGYAATFDVNRVAYAVYDEENSGASRDLLARFEGSRVFRCTGRIHSDEELAKVIDRKQALLVLHVGRNFSRDLFTAPPARLQAIVDGRNSNTAGILLGYVNQIVLDFNASWLPLHGIKPPPAVLQPRSWFNPNLESRWFIVPGLLATLTLVVSIMSVGLSVAREREAGTLDQLLVTPMRSWEIVVGKVVPGLFVAMGEVTLIFLAAILWFRIPFVGNLLALYVGLAFYSLATIGVGLTISSLSMTQQQALLGSFFFLSPAIVLSGFSTPIRNMPEVVQWLTLLNPLRYALVVVRRVFLEGAGFAEVWTEYIPMALIALATLLGAWWVFRRRVG; this is encoded by the coding sequence ATGGTTCAGCGAATCTTCGGGCTGATCGTCAAGGAGCTCCTGGCGCTCTTTCAAGACAAGCGGAGCCGGTTCGTGGTGATCGGGCCCCCGCTGATTCAGCTGATCATCTTCGGTTACGCCGCCACCTTTGACGTCAACCGTGTCGCCTACGCGGTCTACGACGAGGAAAATAGCGGTGCCTCGCGCGACCTGCTCGCCCGCTTCGAGGGTTCTCGCGTCTTCCGCTGCACCGGGCGCATTCATTCGGATGAGGAGCTCGCCAAGGTGATCGACCGGAAGCAGGCGCTGCTGGTGCTTCACGTCGGGAGGAATTTCAGCCGGGATCTCTTCACCGCTCCTCCCGCTCGGCTGCAGGCGATCGTTGACGGCAGAAACTCGAATACCGCCGGAATCCTGCTCGGTTACGTCAACCAGATCGTTCTGGATTTTAACGCGAGCTGGCTCCCCTTACACGGGATCAAGCCGCCTCCCGCCGTCCTTCAGCCACGCTCCTGGTTCAATCCGAACCTGGAATCCCGTTGGTTCATCGTTCCGGGGCTGCTGGCAACCCTGACACTGGTGGTGTCGATCATGAGCGTCGGCCTTTCCGTCGCCCGCGAACGCGAGGCGGGGACCCTCGATCAGCTCCTGGTGACTCCCATGAGGTCGTGGGAGATCGTCGTGGGCAAGGTGGTGCCCGGCCTCTTCGTGGCCATGGGGGAGGTGACTTTGATCTTCCTGGCCGCAATCCTCTGGTTTCGGATTCCCTTTGTCGGGAATCTTTTGGCCCTTTACGTCGGCTTGGCCTTCTACAGCCTGGCGACGATCGGCGTGGGCCTGACGATCTCCTCTCTGTCGATGACGCAGCAGCAGGCTCTTCTCGGCAGCTTTTTCTTCCTCAGCCCGGCGATCGTGCTTTCCGGCTTCTCGACGCCGATCCGAAACATGCCCGAGGTCGTGCAGTGGCTCACCCTTCTCAACCCGTTGCGGTACGCTCTGGTCGTCGTCCGGCGCGTCTTCCTGGAGGGGGCCGGCTTCGCCGAAGTCTGGACCGAGTATATCCCGATGGCGCTGATCGCCCTGGCTACGCTGCTCGGAGCCTGGTGGGTCTTTCGCCGGAGGGTCGGATAG
- a CDS encoding MotA/TolQ/ExbB proton channel family protein has translation MLYYADISDVFGSIGRFIDAAGIFIYPVVLCSIIGLAVILERGFALRRARIIPSPLARAIQELGWGESPERVEKLCQNEKTVLSRLSRSCLQNITWSKFENTEALQVKARAEIAQLERGLVILEIITGIGPLLGLLGTLSGLITIFGNVGSHGIATQGAAIAHGISEALHTTLAGLAIAVPCLVAHSIYTRRVEAFGVELENLCSDLLAKIYTEAPAPEY, from the coding sequence ATGCTCTATTACGCGGACATCTCTGACGTGTTCGGCTCCATCGGCCGCTTTATCGACGCCGCCGGCATCTTCATCTATCCGGTCGTCCTCTGCTCGATCATCGGCTTGGCGGTGATCCTGGAACGAGGCTTTGCCCTTCGTCGCGCGCGGATCATCCCCTCTCCACTCGCCCGGGCCATTCAGGAGCTCGGTTGGGGAGAGAGTCCCGAGCGCGTGGAAAAGCTCTGCCAGAACGAGAAGACCGTGCTCAGCCGCTTATCGCGCTCCTGCCTGCAAAACATCACCTGGTCGAAGTTCGAGAACACCGAGGCCCTCCAGGTAAAGGCACGCGCGGAGATCGCCCAACTGGAACGGGGACTCGTCATCCTGGAGATCATCACTGGCATTGGACCTCTACTCGGCCTCTTGGGAACGCTCTCGGGATTGATCACGATCTTCGGTAACGTGGGGAGCCACGGAATCGCCACGCAGGGAGCGGCGATCGCCCACGGGATCTCGGAGGCACTGCACACCACATTAGCGGGTCTAGCGATCGCAGTCCCCTGCCTGGTCGCGCACAGCATCTACACCCGTCGGGTGGAAGCCTTCGGCGTCGAGCTCGAGAATCTCTGCTCCGATCTGCTCGCCAAGATCTACACCGAGGCCCCGGCGCCGGAATATTAA
- a CDS encoding ABC transporter permease, with amino-acid sequence MSPRVSRFLALWRKEWIQIGRDPASIGIGVLLPAILLLVFGYGISLDAQRLPIGVVVEKPNPLTASFTGGLEQSRYFSPHPYGSIGEGEDALRQREVDAILWLWGDFTRRGLREGNAPLSLIVNGVDANTARLLEGYFQGVWSQWLEWETKTSGQPILTPVDVEARVWFNPALESRHYLAPGVIVINMTLVGALLTALVIAREWERGTMEALLSTPVSVAEILWSKIGPYFVLGMGGMAACVVIAVGLFGAPLVGSPWVLFLAASLFLLSSLGMGLLISTAFRSTFLASMVAVVSTFLPAFILSGFIFDIGSMPGPIRAFTYLFAARYFVALLQTVFLAGDVWSVLLPNLVALVLMAAFFLGIAWRMSRRSLE; translated from the coding sequence ATGAGCCCCCGGGTTTCCCGCTTTCTCGCCCTCTGGCGGAAGGAGTGGATTCAGATTGGGAGGGATCCGGCGAGCATCGGGATCGGCGTGCTTCTGCCCGCGATCCTGCTCTTGGTCTTCGGCTACGGGATTTCCCTGGACGCTCAGCGCCTGCCCATCGGTGTCGTCGTCGAAAAGCCCAACCCGCTGACGGCGAGCTTCACGGGAGGGCTCGAGCAGTCGCGCTACTTCTCGCCCCATCCTTATGGGAGCATTGGAGAAGGGGAAGATGCGCTGCGTCAGAGAGAGGTGGATGCGATTCTCTGGCTTTGGGGGGATTTCACCCGGCGAGGACTGCGCGAGGGCAACGCCCCGCTTTCCCTGATTGTCAACGGAGTCGATGCCAATACGGCCCGGCTGCTGGAAGGATATTTCCAAGGCGTCTGGAGCCAGTGGCTCGAATGGGAGACGAAGACCTCCGGACAACCCATCCTCACGCCCGTCGATGTCGAGGCGCGGGTCTGGTTCAATCCCGCGCTCGAAAGCCGCCACTACCTGGCACCGGGTGTCATCGTGATCAACATGACCCTGGTTGGAGCGCTCTTGACCGCGCTGGTCATTGCCCGGGAGTGGGAGAGGGGGACGATGGAAGCCCTTCTCTCTACGCCGGTCTCGGTGGCGGAGATCCTCTGGAGCAAGATTGGCCCCTACTTTGTCCTCGGGATGGGCGGGATGGCGGCTTGCGTGGTCATCGCGGTCGGCCTCTTTGGCGCGCCCCTCGTCGGCTCGCCGTGGGTCCTTTTCCTGGCGGCCTCGCTTTTCCTTCTCTCTTCTCTCGGGATGGGCCTGCTGATCTCCACTGCGTTCCGGAGCACCTTCCTGGCGAGCATGGTCGCGGTCGTTTCCACCTTTCTTCCCGCCTTCATCCTCTCTGGCTTCATCTTCGACATCGGTTCGATGCCCGGGCCGATTCGGGCTTTCACCTATCTCTTTGCCGCCCGCTACTTCGTTGCCTTGCTCCAGACGGTTTTCCTCGCGGGAGATGTCTGGAGTGTCCTTCTGCCGAACCTGGTCGCTCTCGTCCTGATGGCGGCTTTCTTCCTCGGAATTGCCTGGCGGATGTCGCGGCGAAGCTTGGAATAG